In Amycolatopsis sulphurea, one genomic interval encodes:
- the rocD gene encoding ornithine--oxo-acid transaminase — MTTFAGTGLPASTDGYLALDEHWSAQNYHPLPVVIAEAAGATVTDVDGKSYLDFLSGYSALNFGHRHPDLITAVTEQLGRVTLTSRAFHHDQFGLFCRELAELTGTEMVLPMNSGAEAVESAVKLARKWAHRIKGVPDGTAEIIVAGANFHGRTTTIVSFSTDETARADFGPFTPGFVTVPYGDADAVRAAITPRTAAVLLEPIQGEAGVIVPPAGFFAEVRRACDEEGVLLIADEIQSGLARTGTVLALDHEGVRADLYTLGKALGGGILPVSAVVGSRAVLGVLKPGEHGSTFGGNPLACAVGRAVIRLLNTGEFQRRSTELGEHLRQRLGKLVGHGLAEVRGRGLWAGIDLAPGGPSGRAASEALAGLGVLCKETQDTTLRIAPPLVITRAELDRGLDAITQVVQA; from the coding sequence ATGACGACGTTCGCCGGTACCGGCCTCCCCGCTTCCACCGACGGCTACCTCGCGCTCGACGAGCACTGGAGCGCGCAAAACTACCATCCGCTGCCGGTCGTCATCGCCGAAGCCGCGGGCGCCACGGTGACCGACGTCGACGGAAAGTCCTATCTCGACTTCCTGTCCGGCTATTCGGCGCTGAACTTCGGGCACCGGCATCCGGACCTGATCACCGCCGTGACCGAGCAGCTCGGCCGGGTCACGCTCACCTCGCGGGCGTTCCACCACGACCAGTTCGGCCTGTTCTGCCGCGAGCTGGCGGAGCTGACCGGCACCGAGATGGTGCTGCCGATGAACTCCGGCGCGGAGGCCGTGGAGTCCGCGGTGAAGCTGGCCCGCAAGTGGGCGCACCGGATCAAGGGCGTCCCGGACGGCACCGCGGAGATCATCGTGGCCGGTGCCAACTTCCACGGCCGGACCACCACCATCGTGTCCTTCTCCACCGACGAGACCGCCCGCGCCGACTTCGGCCCGTTCACCCCGGGGTTCGTCACCGTCCCCTACGGCGACGCGGATGCCGTGCGCGCCGCGATCACTCCCCGAACCGCGGCGGTCCTGCTCGAACCGATCCAGGGCGAGGCGGGCGTGATCGTGCCGCCCGCCGGGTTCTTCGCCGAGGTCCGCCGGGCGTGCGACGAGGAGGGCGTGCTGCTGATCGCTGACGAGATCCAGTCCGGGCTCGCCCGCACCGGCACGGTGCTGGCGCTGGACCACGAAGGCGTGCGCGCCGACCTGTACACCCTCGGCAAGGCCCTCGGCGGCGGCATCCTGCCGGTGTCCGCGGTGGTCGGCAGCCGCGCGGTGCTCGGCGTGCTCAAGCCCGGCGAGCACGGCTCGACCTTCGGCGGCAATCCGCTGGCCTGCGCGGTCGGCCGCGCCGTGATCCGGTTGCTGAACACCGGCGAGTTCCAGCGGCGGTCCACCGAACTCGGCGAGCATCTGCGGCAGCGGCTCGGGAAACTCGTCGGCCACGGGCTGGCCGAGGTCCGCGGTCGCGGGCTGTGGGCGGGCATCGACCTGGCCCCGGGCGGGCCGTCCGGCCGGGCCGCGTCCGAGGCGCTGGCCGGGCTCGGCGTGCTGTGCAAGGAAACCCAGGACACCACGCTGCGGATCGCCCCTCCGTTGGTGATCACCCGAGCCGAGCTGGACCGTGGCCTCGATGCCATCACCCAGGTGGTCCAAGCCTGA
- a CDS encoding PPK2 family polyphosphate kinase, producing the protein MAKKAKENANRVRAALLADGELPDPGSLPVGPGKKGKGAKRLASAGERLAGLQEALFAEGSGGGERSVLLVLQGMDTSGKGGTVGHVLGLVNPMGVQYTGFKKPTAAERRHDFLWRIRRRLPAPGHLGVFDRSHYEDILVPRVTGELAAADRRRRYTEINAFERELTEAGTTLVKVFLHISPEEQLRRLTARLDRPEKRWKFDPSDVEARRLWPAYQAAYADLLKRTSTAHAPWYVVPADRKWYRNWAVAELLTETFAELDPQFPEPGYDVAQQRAALQHVGASG; encoded by the coding sequence ATGGCGAAGAAGGCGAAGGAGAACGCGAACCGGGTCCGTGCCGCGCTCTTGGCGGACGGCGAGTTGCCGGACCCCGGTTCGTTGCCGGTCGGGCCGGGCAAGAAGGGCAAAGGCGCGAAGCGGCTCGCGTCGGCCGGCGAGCGGCTGGCCGGGCTGCAGGAGGCGCTGTTCGCGGAGGGTTCCGGCGGCGGAGAGCGCAGCGTCCTGCTCGTGTTGCAGGGCATGGACACCTCCGGCAAGGGCGGCACCGTCGGGCATGTGCTCGGCCTGGTGAACCCGATGGGCGTGCAGTACACGGGATTCAAGAAGCCCACCGCCGCCGAACGACGCCACGATTTCCTGTGGCGCATCCGCCGGCGGCTGCCCGCTCCGGGCCACCTCGGCGTCTTCGATCGCTCGCACTACGAGGACATCCTGGTGCCGCGCGTCACCGGGGAGCTTGCCGCAGCCGACCGGCGCCGCCGCTACACCGAGATCAACGCCTTCGAGCGCGAGCTGACGGAGGCGGGCACCACGCTGGTCAAGGTCTTCCTGCACATTTCCCCGGAGGAGCAGCTGCGGCGCCTGACCGCGCGGCTGGACCGGCCGGAGAAGCGCTGGAAGTTCGACCCCTCCGATGTGGAAGCCCGCCGCCTGTGGCCGGCCTACCAGGCCGCCTACGCGGATCTGCTGAAGCGGACCTCGACCGCGCACGCGCCGTGGTACGTGGTGCCCGCCGACCGCAAGTGGTATCGGAACTGGGCGGTGGCCGAGCTGCTCACCGAGACCTTCGCCGAGCTGGATCCGCAGTTCCCCGAGCCGGGCTACGACGTGGCGCAGCAGCGGGCCGCGCTGCAGCATGTTGGCGCGAGCGGCTGA
- a CDS encoding S9 family peptidase: protein MTDSALDDVPFLRRQARTQRFTLGAPKQFRVAPDGSRVVFLRTASGTDPRHSLWSFDPADGRETLLVDAAELLPGEEDLPPEERARRERARETGGGVVAFDVDSAFTLVTFTLSGKLYTLDLATGTTRMLVDGSVIDPRPNPAGTHVAYVRDRRLRVIELATGEDRALAEEDGEDVTWGLAEFIAAEEMDRVRGYWWAPDGRRLLVERSDRGPVPRWTIGDPANPQRPANVVAYPAAGTPNAEVSLAVLGLDGSRVDVAGGDWEYLVAVHWSAGGQPLLSVQPRDQQALTVLALDPADGSVTELHTETDEHWVEIVQGVPAWTPDGRLVVESAADGDHRLVVGGTPVTPPGMQLRAVLHVGDEILFTASEDDPTQIHVYRAGSDGVRRLSTQDGVHAGAGRAELTVLTAWSLEYSGPRVSVLRDGAVAGTIASSTVDPEIVPNLTWLTLGERGLRAALVLPRGYEPSEGRLPVLLDPYGGPHAQRVLQSRNAFLTPQWLADQGFAVLVVDGRGSPGRGPAWEKAIAGKLADVTLADQVDALHAAAEAYPELDLERVAIRGWSYGGYLSALAVLRRPDVFHAAVAGAPVTDWSLYDTHYTERYLGTPESEPDSYEHNSLIADAGSLSRALLIVHGLADDNVFPAHSLRLSSALLAAGRAHVFLPLAGATHMTPQAEEVAENLMRTQVDWILRELNAGRKEQP, encoded by the coding sequence GTGACCGACTCCGCGCTCGACGACGTTCCGTTCCTCCGCCGCCAGGCCCGCACCCAGCGTTTCACCCTCGGCGCGCCCAAGCAGTTCCGGGTCGCGCCGGACGGCTCGCGGGTGGTGTTCCTGCGCACGGCTTCGGGCACCGACCCGCGGCACAGCCTGTGGTCGTTCGATCCGGCGGACGGCCGGGAGACGCTGCTGGTCGACGCGGCCGAGCTGCTGCCGGGGGAGGAGGACCTGCCGCCCGAGGAGCGGGCGCGGCGGGAGCGGGCTCGCGAGACCGGGGGCGGGGTGGTGGCCTTCGACGTCGACAGCGCGTTCACGCTCGTCACGTTCACTTTGTCCGGCAAGCTCTACACGCTGGACCTGGCCACCGGCACCACCCGGATGCTGGTCGACGGGTCCGTGATCGATCCGCGGCCGAACCCGGCCGGGACGCATGTCGCCTACGTGCGCGACCGTCGGCTGCGCGTGATCGAGCTGGCCACCGGCGAGGACCGGGCGCTGGCCGAGGAGGACGGCGAGGACGTCACGTGGGGGCTCGCGGAGTTCATCGCCGCTGAGGAGATGGACCGCGTCCGCGGGTACTGGTGGGCGCCGGACGGGCGCCGCCTGCTCGTCGAGCGGTCCGATCGCGGTCCGGTGCCGCGCTGGACGATCGGGGACCCGGCGAACCCGCAGCGGCCCGCGAACGTGGTGGCCTACCCGGCCGCCGGTACGCCGAACGCCGAGGTGTCGCTCGCCGTGCTCGGGCTCGACGGCAGCCGCGTCGACGTGGCCGGCGGGGATTGGGAATACCTGGTCGCCGTGCACTGGTCGGCCGGTGGGCAGCCGCTGCTTTCGGTGCAGCCGCGGGATCAGCAGGCGCTCACGGTGCTGGCTCTGGACCCGGCCGACGGATCGGTGACCGAGCTGCACACCGAGACCGACGAGCACTGGGTGGAGATCGTGCAGGGCGTGCCGGCCTGGACGCCGGACGGCAGGCTGGTCGTGGAGAGCGCCGCGGACGGAGACCACCGGCTCGTCGTCGGCGGCACGCCGGTGACTCCGCCGGGCATGCAGCTGCGCGCGGTGCTCCACGTCGGCGACGAAATCCTTTTCACCGCTTCGGAAGACGATCCGACGCAGATTCACGTGTACCGCGCGGGAAGCGACGGCGTGCGTCGACTGTCCACTCAGGACGGCGTGCACGCCGGGGCGGGCCGTGCGGAGCTGACCGTGCTGACCGCGTGGAGCCTGGAGTACAGCGGTCCGCGCGTCAGCGTGCTGCGAGACGGTGCGGTGGCAGGGACGATCGCGTCGTCCACTGTGGACCCGGAGATCGTGCCGAATCTGACCTGGCTCACGCTGGGGGAGCGTGGTCTGCGCGCGGCTTTGGTGCTGCCGCGGGGATACGAACCGAGCGAAGGTCGGCTGCCGGTGCTGCTCGACCCGTACGGCGGTCCGCACGCGCAGCGGGTTTTGCAGAGCCGCAACGCTTTCCTGACGCCGCAGTGGCTGGCGGACCAGGGTTTCGCGGTGCTGGTCGTGGACGGGCGCGGTTCGCCGGGGCGTGGTCCGGCCTGGGAGAAAGCGATCGCCGGAAAGCTCGCGGATGTGACGCTGGCCGACCAGGTCGACGCGCTGCACGCGGCTGCCGAAGCGTATCCGGAGCTGGATCTGGAACGGGTCGCCATCCGCGGCTGGTCCTACGGCGGGTACCTGTCCGCGCTCGCCGTGCTTCGCCGTCCGGATGTGTTCCATGCCGCGGTCGCCGGTGCGCCGGTCACCGATTGGTCGTTGTACGACACGCATTACACCGAGCGTTACCTCGGCACCCCGGAGTCCGAACCGGACAGTTACGAGCACAACTCGCTCATCGCGGACGCGGGGTCGCTCTCCCGGGCGTTGCTGATCGTGCACGGGCTTGC